The nucleotide sequence GCTTTGGTTTctttattgaaaaaaaacaagCTATTAAATTTCGTTTATATTGCAATACCGAGTTTTTGGGGAACTTTTCGAATATTTTGCAAGGTAAACAAATCATTTTGAATTATTGTAAGAACTGAGCCTATAGAAATGATATATCAGGACTTTACTGTCTTCGAATTAATGAATACTTTTAAAGCACTATCGTGATTGTGGTTGTAATATCGTGTGACAATCTCATTGCGTTTTACGATGTACATTTGTTTAATCAATGCCTTCTTATCTTCCATCTAGTATTATTTTGTGCTGCGCACTTTGCCGAAAAACTTGCTGGTATCAattcgattttttttgttttttgaacaAATCAACCTTCAAGAATTTAACAACATTTAACTGACTTCTATTCTTCGGCTCGGCCTCGACAGCTGCACTTTCTTTTCTTAAGAATTTCTTTGACAGAAAATTGGGGAAAAAGAAACGAGTGACTTGGCTTACTTTGCTCGCATGCTGCCGTTTCTAGACGTCTGCTAGTTGGGACTTGGATTTCAACTGCGACTGGTCGACTTGGAAGGTAACTCTTCGCTTTTCGATTTCTTTCGACGCTGCTAAACAGCCGACATGGAGTTGTGCTACAACCGcaataaacttaaataaaacTAATTGCGTGTtagggaaattaaataaatttcgaATAATACAAACAGTAAGGCAAATTTGATTGACAACAACATGCAATTCGAGCAGGGTTACTATTACTCCCGCCCACCGCTTTCCACCCCAATTTATCTGCCCTAAACTGCTCAACTAAACAACCCTGCGAACAAAACACTGTTTATTGCTCTGGCATTAATCAACATGGGGTCGCTGGTACTGCTAAACTTGTCTAGTTTCTAGTCAGATCTGGCTACAGTCTTATAAAGAGGATCGTACAAATCACTCGaagaattatttatttaaaaatatgtatatgtaaTCAAAATTGCATTGAATATAAAAATACGGTTGAATAAGATCGTTTTTAGTTACGGTTAGGTTGGATTACTAGCTAATACATATTAATGGTGTATATAAGCAACCAAACATTAGGATTCGATGTATATGATTCGAATAAACTTCATTTAATACGTGTGTTTCTATTTAAGTGGCTAAATTGTGCCtaaaaatattcattttaaatGGTATTTCTAGACTGATTTTCGTGATCCTTAGTGGGCATCACTATGGGGTGCCCTATGCAAATCCAACCCCCCGTCCAATCCCGTGTTTGCTTGTCTATTGCTCTGTCAATTTGGGACCCCATCCCGCCCCGAACGACTGTTTGTAGGACCCAGTGGCACGCTAACATTTGTGCCCAACTAACGGAGCGGAACGCTCCGAACATTTATGAGACAGCCAAATGTCTTGTGCCTAGTTTCGAGGGGGGCAAACAACCGAGGGGGGCTGGGAAAGTTGCAGGGGCACCTCTGACTTTCTGTGTGTCTACCTGTCGCTTTTTGACATGCGAAAAGACGAATCGCAAGCTCGCCAAAAGGGGGAAACTCCTCATCATAATCAATTGGCGTCATTTGACATTTTAGACTAATGGGGCCGTTTATGTGATGGGGTTGTTCACGAACTGGGTAACTATTACAATTCAATAGCTGATACTTGTTTTTGGTACTCTTTATAGCCTGAACTTGGTAACATTAGTTTTGTGTTATGattaaacatttttcattttgtacaaaataaatcaatatttaATCAAAAGACAACTAAATTAGAGGTTTACGCCGATGGTTtcagcagcggcggcggcgtagAGTTCTAAATTACccagcggcggcggcgtagCCGTTAGAAAGAaccggcggcggcggcgggtACGCCGCCGGTGAAATTGTCGGCGGCTGGCGGCGTAAGCATTTAataaactgattttttttccttttattaATAAGTGAGTCAAGCAAAATAACAAattaaactaaaactaaataagAGCCTTTTCTTGACTTGATAATTAATAAGTAAGTTAAGCGAAATAACAAATTAAACTGAAATTATTGACTTCATAATTAATAAGTAAGTAAAGCGAAATAACAacttaaactaaaattaaaacaaaataacagTCTCTTCTTGATTTGACAGTTTTGAGATTCATTGTCTTTTCTTGACTTGACAGTTTTGAGATTTATTGAAATtgattgaaattgaaattcatTGTCTTCATTattaaactattaaaaaaaattcttaagaaAAACTTTCCTTACATTTAATCGATAACTGAAAGCGATTATTgtcgaaattttttttaggatatattaataataaccttttttatttataaaatgaataaaaatttgtatgacgccgaacgccgccgccgccgccgccgcgcCGGTTTTTACGTGACTCGGCGGCGGCGCgtcaaaaaagcaaaaaatcggcggcggcggcggcgtggCTCGGCGGCGTATATGTCTAAACTAAATgaacttattttattaaatgttGGCATTTAATTCCTGAACTTCTTTTTATACATAttgcatttttaaatttacggCGTAGAAAATAGCGTGATAACAGTTCCGAAAAAGAAAATGATAAACACTGTGAGATTAATTCCAAATCCATTAAACTTTCACCATAAACATAACGAGATCTCTACTGAAACCGATAGAAGTATATATACATAATACTTGTATTCCTCGGGTATACCAAAATATTATTAGAGTGGAAAAATGGCTAACAATATATACACACTGAAATACAATAGCTACAGTGGCTCGCAGCTTATTTCGTGCAGCaacctaaaaaaagttatagTCGTTATTTCTGCTAAACTAAGAAAGATAtcagaaaaatttaaatgcagtATATTAATAGGGAGTATTAACATGTTTATTGAACGAAAGCGATTTTCTTCatcataaaaacaaaaaagtaatttaataaaaacaaaatgtacAGGCTTTTTCCATGCCGCAGCTTATTTCGTGCAGTATGTTTGaagtaaaaaaatttaacatttagTCCTAAAAATCGcagattttattattatttgatcGTTTAAATACTAAcaaatacatattttatgaGTTTCCGAGCTGGGTTATACTTATATAAAGAGATCCAGGGGAGTTACCGAAATGGCACCACGCCCAACTATTGAGCAGCGAGAACTTGtgcttaaacattttaaaagtgGAAAAAGTCAGCGGATCATTGCAGAAATGGTATCCCTAAGCCCTAGTACAGTACAGTACATCATCCAACGGTTTGTCCGAGAGAACCGCATTGCAGATGAAGGCCGAAAAGctccaaataaaattttcaacgATCATGAAGAGCGCCGTAATGTCCGGAAAATTAAGGAAAACCCCAAGCTATCGGCTCCAAAAATAGCTGCAGAGGTCGAGGACGAAATGGGCAATAAGTGTAGTCCTGATACGGTGCGTCGTGTACTTCACGATAATAACTTTAATGGTCGAGTAGCACGAAGGAATCCATTTATTTGTAAGACAAATATTGCTGCTCGGCTAAAGTTTACAAAGGAGCACATACTTTTACCAATTTCGTTCTGGGATGACGGTATCTTTGCTGACGAGtcaaaatttaacatttttggttCAGAAGGACGACAATTTGTGTGGCGGCGACCAAATACAGAGTTGGAGAATAAGCACCTGAAACCTACGGTCAAACATGGCGGGGGTCACGTCATGGTTTCGACCTGTATGGCAGCCTGTCGCGTGAAcaacctcattttcattgaTGGCATCATGGACACCAACATGTACCTCAACATTTTAAAGGAGAACTTACTGTAATCTGCTGAAAAACTGGGCATACGCGATCGTTTTCGATTTTACCAGGATAATGATCCGAGGCATTCAGCAGGAAATGTGAAGTTTTCGCTTATCTGGAACTGCCCTCGTGTCTTCATAACGCCAGCACAGTCTCCAGATTTGATTGTAATCGAAAATTTATGGAAAATATTGGACATCGCTATAAGGAAGAGGAAAATTTCGAACAAAAACGATCTGAAAACTGCTCCTATGGAAGATTGGCCAAAAATTCCAGTGGAAACCACTCAAAAGTTAGTTTCCTCCATGGGAAATCGTCTCAAAGTTGTCCTGAACCAGAAAGGAGGACATACAAAATATTAgctcttaaattaaaattattaagttAAGTAGAATCGACTGCACGAAATAAGCTGCGGCATGGAAAAAGCCTgtacattttgtttttattaaataacttttttgtttttatgattAAGAAAATCGCTTTCGTTCAATAAACATGTTAATATTCCCTATTAATATactgcatttaaatttttctgaTATCTGTCTTAGTTTAGCAGAAATAACGActataactttttttaggtaGCTGCACGAAATAAGCTGCGAGCCACtgtatgtaaatatttttaatacataACCTACAATTAAGAATTTGATTTATCTATTGAGTTCCTAGAAATTCCGCAGCTTGCAGAGTTACGGAAGTTGGGGCCTTAGAAGTTGGTCTGTAAATTATGGCTACTACTAAAAATATCGCGATATCTCTACAAAACCTCGTGTGAGCGGGGGAAAGAGCACGAGAGAAAGACATGCTGGCGAGTGAGCGGGACGGCGCTAGCCAGTGACAGCCGCCGACTGTTATACACACCCGAAACTGTTATACGAGCACGCGAAAATGCCGCCGTCAACAGgcatacacacacacagccaTGTTGCCGTGCCGCTGTGTATGTGCGTGTGTTCGTGTTCGGGGCATACAGACAAATTAAAATGCTATAAAAAAGCAAACGAAGCAAGAACACGTTTCACAAATCAGGCAAATTCTTTTTATGACGTGCGCTGTCGTTCTTGTTGCTTTTGCCAATCTTTTGCGGATGTGGGGGACAAACAAAAAAAGCAGAAAAACCTCTGCTGTCAAAATTTAGCAAACCATGTGTTTTTCTCTCTCTGTCTCCCTCCCCTTCTTCTCTTTTCGCTGCCACTAATTACTCATCACCTCTCACTCGCCTTCGTTGGTGTAGAGAAAAAAAACACGAAGGGTGATAAAATGGCGACAGCGGAAAAAACCCAAACCATTTCATAAGAAATTCTACACTTACATTATTCCTTCAATCTTGATTTCCTCTGTATTCTCGTCGGGATCGGTAAAAAGCGATTTCCTTCTCGTCCGCTGCTCTGCTTTCGGGGTGGAATCCGTAGAGTCGTCTGGTTCTGGTTTCGAACTGTCTCGAAACGCACGCTGCGACTGGGTCTGAGGACTACTATATCTGGTATTGGATAGTAGTGCTGGGGCTATCTCCCGATTCCTGTGACTCCCGTGGAACTGTTGTCGGTGTTCGTTGCAGAGCGAAGAAGAAGCGAAAGTACCGCTGCTGCTGGCGGAGGAGAAAAGAAAATGGCGACGTTGCGTTATACATTTCTCTGAACTTCTCGGGGAAATCAATAGCAAGTTGCCCCAGCCGCAGGCGGCCGATTGGGGCGTGGCGCCGCCCACGCGGGGGGCTAGGTATTGCACTAGCTTAAGCATATTTAACCACGACCCAAGTTCACTTTTCGGTTATGCTAATGGCCGATTTCTCTTCGGCAGCGCGACATCCGCGCGTGTCTTACCTAACCTCGTCCAAAATTAGAGTGACCCTTAACGGAGGGGAAAAATCGAGTTGAGGTCTAGTGTGACCGCTGAGCGAATGGAAAAAATGCCGTTAGAGTGACCCTCTGCTGCTGGCTGCGACTATCGATATTTCCTGGCGTAGTGCCCGCCAAGTTTTTGTCCTTGCTTTACCATAAGAACTTTATGGAAAAACTAACTTATATATTAGAAATACCTAAAAATGTATGGCTTACGTgcttattatttaaaaaccaaTATTTGGCTGAACATGTTAGGGTAATCAACCAAGATTTAAATACTTGTTATTGAAATATGATCTCTCCCTGCAAGCAAAAGGGCGATAATTCTATCGCCGACGGCCAGAAGTCACTTCTTGGTTACTTTCTGGAAGGTAGAAACTCGATagaacacattttacaaaacaACATATACATTATCGCATAGAAGTCACTCCTTAGTCACTTCTGGACGATAGAAAGGCGATGgaacacattttacaaaaacaacaaggaagaacgctatagttgagtgcctcgactatcagataccctttagtcagctaaagggaccaaggggagatggagatatgcaatcAGCAAAGCGATATTGTTATGCTCCTACCCGCGATCtgaatatatggttatgtgggtgGCAGACAGAtctaagcgttatgggcgttagagtgggcaaactttttttgggtcaatcgattggtattgacgagactaatacactTCAGTAAcctttttatctagcataaaaactgtaggcgccagagtgggcgtggcatattcgcgttacACACTTGCGCTGcatacaaggctacggaatccaGTACTGCAATCTTAAAATCTGAATATctgcgttcatatttacgattctTTGAAGTTTGtatgcggtttgtgggcgttaaaaagGACGTGGTCTATtgaacttgcgctgcgcaggaatttctagaatctgcatgcatAATTCCAGTATTacagcttttatagtttccgagattccagcgttcatacggacaatcgggcatggctagatcgactcggctagtgatcctaatcaagaatatatgtacatatacaCTCTGTGCGGTCGGAAACGcgtccttctacctgttacatactttccgacgaatctagtataccctcttactctacgagtaacgggtaaaaaAGGGTCGGGATCGCGAAGAAGCATCTTCTGAGACACTTCTGGGCTGCTTCGCATGAAACTACCAAAAATTGTATTGATAGCTGGGTACAGTTAACTCAAGGTGTAAAGCCGGGACCGTAAATAAGAGTTATttgcagtttttattttaagaggCCTACCTTTTTTTGGTATAAACCCTATTCACACAATATTTGGGAGTCCGGAAAAAGCCAGTGTTTTATTCAGTATTTTTTCGGAGTTTAGGTTTTAGTACTTCTCGTTGCCTTGTGTTTTTGAGATCGAAATGCATTTGGACTGCAATGGCGCCGTTATAAAGACTTTTTTACTGTTCATAAATTGATAGAGGTGGAAAACAATCGATATTTGGGATCATCGATGTTTTCGATGTTTTTTAAGGCAATGTGCGTGCCTGCGTATTTCTTTGAAATTCAAGTGATGGGAATTATCGTGAGTACTTGGATGATGATCGTTGACGAATATTCAACTTCGGTTAATATGGTCGCTACAGATCCTCTTGACGTTTTTGACGTTGCTTTCGGTGCGCAAATCCATATGATCTCCTCCTCCTCTGATCTCCTCTTGTTCATTGTTCGGAACCACAATAATACTTTATATGACCTTGCGGTAGTAGAATATGTGCTCGGAGTCCACGTATCCTTTGCCTGCGTGTTCAGGCAAAGAGCGAATTACATTTGCGCAATAGTTTTGTATACATTTAATAgataaaatactaaaaacgaacatttttaaattttcgaCACAAGTGCGAAAAATTCTGAAGTAAAAGATTTGCTGAGGTTTCAATGTTTTtaagaaaaacaaatagatGCTTCGATACATCGAAGATTTTAGAATGCAATAttcaaaactttattttactCTATTCcatatcaaaaaaaatatatttatttattaaaaagaataaatcaaatttatatgattctttttttcaaaaataaagcTTTATTTGATAACCAATTTTTCTCATTttacttattaaaaatttaaaaaaaaataaaaaataatatttttttttattttatacgCTTGTAAAAAACTGAACTGTAGATTAGGCCCTGCTGTTAAAGTCTTGCTCTAACGAATTttccccttgtgataccaaaATTCCACCTTTTTAAAGTGAGGGTCTAAAATTGTAGTCATTCGGGTTACCGTACGAATGGCTGCGTTCAGCAGAACAACATGATAACTGATTCATCagtaaagcctagtactcagatcgacgaaaaccgcgagccagccataggagtgagcgagaggcaaatactcggctaacgcttttcgtcgggtctgtttttcagcgcggtactcagatgagctaaggaaataccagaaaaaatactaGATTTCtcgagtgaattttcgatgaacgccgttagccgcggctcaaagaataagaaatttaatctttggcggtgttcgtgcaaaggcgatgtggaaactaaaaattaaaaatggaaggaaaaccccaaaatcggatacaggaggtcagtgcagatgaaataggACGCCAAATCCAAGCTGTTCTCATTTATGGTgggatttcaccgacaggaagcaataccacaaaTGGGGACCattcgcagaatagttgaggtgctggaggagatccgcTAGGGAATCCCTGTGTGAAGAAACATGTCGAGTGGGACTTCGCTCCCTACATGGACATCGTGCCGGGCGcgtcctcgcaaagaaagtaagaaCTGGCCAAAAGGATTTGGTTACTTTGTACTAATAGAAGTATatttttagcagaaccaccaaCGATCTCCAACGACCTCTCTATTAGGACTGCGGATATCACCACCActagctacttggcagcttatGCGGAGCTGGAGGACGCGCTGGCTTCTATACGGAGGAGAAAATagggcgcccgctaaggaTCAGTTGGGGAAGCCATAGCCAGCCATTGCCAGGATACTGGGCGACTttctgcagcatcagcggatcaaccccgctcccaatccggctcccacttcTTAAGGTCCAATATGCCCATTGGGTCTCGGAGCTGGACTGCGGtggcgcgggaaagatggcgaacCATCCATGGGACGAGAAagaagctttaaactactaatttacataaataaaaacattcgttgaacattccacttatttttatataaatttcttTTTGTACCAGCAGATtcctcctttttaaatttctccaattgatttcttttccgtttggcaacaagcCCAGCCGCTtaacagtaagaccatgctacatgcattgcgggtgaactttgaaaacttcggtcacactacaaagaataatatttttcgactagtgaaactcttagccgatctgagtactaggcttaagcAGTGATCAAGTTTGTTCTGCTGAACGCACATGATACATAACGATgttaaaaaagtaaaatatttgacCTGAAAAATTCCACTCTGGAATTCAAATGCCTTTTTAAATTGGTCCTAGTGTAAGGTTTTGACAGTCACTTTATAAACAAATGTTTGTTAGTTAAAATAGCGTAAATACCGCAACTGTAGCATTGCACACAGCATCGTGGACAcgtaaaaatcaaaaagacCTTAACAGTTGTAAAGAATTAAACTTACTTTATggtttttttataataattatgtTAATTCTTTTCGATATTTCCCTCATCGATACACGCCAGCAGCAACCTAACAGGTATCACGAAAAGGTAGCATACTATTTTTACGCTCAATTTTTACTGATCATGATGCTAGTAATCATGCGTCATGATTAGTAGTCATGTGCGTTCAGCAGAACTATCGTAAAAATTCCATGAGTGATCAGGTATTATGTTGTTCTGCTAAACACGGCCAATGCTATCACAGGCCTCTCGAACTGGGTTAAGAGAAACATCGAACTTCGATGTTTGAAAACCTCGATGTTTTCCAAGCCATCGATAatagcgttttctcttgttatacccttgcagagggtatactGATTTTAATCATAAGTTTGCAACGCTGTGAAGGAGaggtttccgaccccataaagtatatatattcttgatcagcatgactagacgagtcgatccaGTCCGTGTGTCCGCCtttacgcaaactagtctctcagttttaaagctatcgggctgaaacattttcaaaagtcTTGTTTCTTTTGCAGGTGCTATATatgtcggaaccagccggatcggacaactatatcttaaaGCTTCCATAGGACTAAtcgaaaaatttttttttaattatttctttggtgttttttaacttataaactcctacgcttggaaataacattttttaattagttctgagttttgaatttaattttattaaaatcggaggactatatcatacagctgccatagaaacgatcggaaaattggtaagaaaataatataaaacaaattatagcttcggtgttttttgacatattttcttatactattgggaatatcatttttttgtatttttaaatttatttattagaacTGCAAGAAaattcggcttgccgaagttaacttcctttcttgttttcttGGAGTTTATTGACATTTTTCCAGATAATCGTAgaagaaataattttaaatgttcgctATTTTTACGTATTCTTAACCGCTGAACCACAGCCCGCAAGTAAAAAGTAGACATTTAGCAAAGACTCAAACCATTTCAGAGTTCTACGAAATATTGATATTTACAAGTGTTTAAGCGCATTGAGTCAAAGCTGCGTAATTAAACgaaaacaagttttttaaaatgtttatggTAGTTACCTcttcaaaacaaaaatttattttcacggATCATGTATTTGTTTAAAGAATTTTCAAAATGTAATATAAAACATTCACTCGGGGTCATGTAAAATTCCTGTAAGACAACAAGTGTAAACAAGTCGTTGACTTacaaaaattatttctaaaatttttattaaaattttaattactccacaattaaataaaaaacgttttttgaGGGCTATAGAATTTAAGGTTACCAccatttaaaaagtttttgcTTTAAGTAAATGCAAATTTTAAaagattaaacaaatttttaagcTTCCACTCCTCTTTTATGAAGAACTTTCGAAttcttaaatataattttttttcttatttacattttattaaagtttacaaaataatttaaaagcaACAAATCAATGTGATTCATAAAATCTCCTTTATCCGATTCCTTTTATAGCCCAAGTAGATGGCAAAAGCTGCGATACATTTTGGCCCTTCGGCCCTGCAAGCAGCCGTAAAGCTCGTTGATTTTGAGGCAGTCGATCTTGCTGATGGTCTTTCGTTGTCCGATCCTAACTCCAGGTTGTAGGGGGGTCATAGTGGGCTTTTCACCCTTTCGCTTACTGAAGTAAAATTCCCCATAGTGCATcactgaaataaaataaaataatgattttttagtcaaaaaaattaaaacctAGTCTTGAAACATATTAGTTAAAATGAACAGGAGAGCACGGCACaaaataaagtttaaaaatagaATTTAAGTTCGTATAAATATAGGAATATATTATTAACATGTTtgctaatatatatattttaaattgagtaaattttattatatgtGTAATAAATAACACCAATCCACAatgatattaaatatattttacttgGAAAGGTTAAACCTAACGTGTCTTGATTGAATTTTAGTTTTGATATGTACTTTACCTGAGTTGTAATCGTAGTCGAAGGCGTACTTCCCCTTTTTCTTTGAGACCAGTTTGAAGTTCTTTTTGAAGCGAGGGACGATATTGTCCCAGTGGATCTTGACAAAGTTGTCGCGATCTGCTCGGGATTGTTCGTGATATATGCCTATAGCGTGCATCAGCTCGTGCATTATTCTTCCCTCGCTGCTGAAGCAGTGGGCACTGTTTTCATCGGGTCGTTGGAGGGACACCACCTGTTCTCCTCCCCTTCGGCCCACATAAGACCAACATCCTTGGGGCCCTTCCAAAGGCGGTTCGATCAACAGGTAGTCATCCACTTCCCCATCGTAGGGCACAAAATGCACGCAAGTTAGAGAGTTGAAGGTTTTCACGGCTTGAACTATAGCCTGCCTTTCTGGATTTTCGTATCGAGGGCTTATCTCGAAGGGAATAGTGCCATTGGGCCAAAGTCGTTTTGGATGTCTCATTGGATTAACACCCAGTCGGAGGGTGATATAGGTGTACGGATCAATGGCAATATCTCCTTGAAATAGTCGAGGCATTGTTTCCGGATCGTCGATTCCCAAGTCGTCGTCACCAATGTCGGGTCCATAAGGATCGTATTCATCTGAAAGGGAAGGTATGGTAAGTAATTCAGTTGATTTTCATTATATATTACAAAAACGAATCaacaaaaaaatcaataaataaataaattatttcagCGGTTAAGTTTGGGTTTGTATTATTAAACATGACACAACGTTTGCAGTctaaattgaaaatatttagttttaaaagTCGGCGACCAAACTACATaagttataaatttataaatttaagttCTTCTTAGTTTATACCGATATTAATTGCGCACAAGCGAGGACCAAGGGGACGGTAAATGGTGGTATTTTCCCTACCAAATGAACATGATTTCTAAACAAAACTATGAAACTAATGTAATATTTGAAAAGTTCCATTCTTCCAAAATTTTGATCCAGATCCGCCACTGATTCTTAAGCAAAGAAATGGAATACAAACTGTACTAATTTTACTGTTTAACGATGGTTCTTAAATGCACAACATAACAAAAAGTATTTCTATGGTTTAAGACATTTTTTGGAGTGGAACGAACCTTCCGCTACGCTGGTGAACTCGTGCTCGAAGAAATCCACTCCAGCGGGATATCGGCGTTCCGGGAGCTTGGCACTTTCACTGGCCGGTGGTGCCGATATCATCACTAGCACCACCATTAGCACAACCACCTGCACCACCGATCCACTCAACTGTGCACACATTATAGAGCTGCGATTCGCTTTGCTGTGACTATATTTCCACTC is from Drosophila suzukii chromosome 3, CBGP_Dsuzu_IsoJpt1.0, whole genome shotgun sequence and encodes:
- the LOC108014344 gene encoding hatching enzyme 1.2 is translated as MCAQLSGSVVQVVVLMVVLVMISAPPASESAKLPERRYPAGVDFFEHEFTSVAEDEYDPYGPDIGDDDLGIDDPETMPRLFQGDIAIDPYTYITLRLGVNPMRHPKRLWPNGTIPFEISPRYENPERQAIVQAVKTFNSLTCVHFVPYDGEVDDYLLIEPPLEGPQGCWSYVGRRGGEQVVSLQRPDENSAHCFSSEGRIMHELMHAIGIYHEQSRADRDNFVKIHWDNIVPRFKKNFKLVSKKKGKYAFDYDYNSVMHYGEFYFSKRKGEKPTMTPLQPGVRIGQRKTISKIDCLKINELYGCLQGRRAKMYRSFCHLLGL